The bacterium genome includes a window with the following:
- a CDS encoding DUF5343 domain-containing protein, whose amino-acid sequence MANLPYVNSTGALRKLLEKIKEAQTPQTFTHDYLNTKLGISERAMIPLLKRINFLDQSSVPTLLYKNFRNPNKTKTSMAAAIKKGYSDLYSMNEYVHNLSDSKLKDLIVQVTGNDHDSSATKATKNTFLALKEFASFDELEKTINGSAQEKNTVDDSNKQMANYNPQSTKKEALDNQSIGLNLGYTINLNLPETTDIEVFNAIFKSLSEHFLQK is encoded by the coding sequence ATGGCTAATTTACCTTATGTAAACTCGACTGGAGCCTTGAGAAAATTACTTGAAAAAATTAAAGAAGCTCAAACTCCTCAAACTTTCACACATGATTATTTGAATACTAAACTGGGTATCTCAGAAAGAGCAATGATACCTTTACTAAAAAGAATTAATTTTTTAGACCAAAGCAGTGTTCCAACACTACTTTATAAAAACTTTAGAAATCCAAATAAAACAAAAACAAGCATGGCAGCAGCAATTAAAAAAGGATATAGCGATTTATACTCAATGAATGAGTACGTCCACAATTTATCAGACTCAAAACTAAAAGATTTAATTGTACAAGTTACTGGTAATGATCATGATTCATCTGCGACAAAAGCTACAAAAAACACTTTTTTAGCGTTAAAAGAATTTGCATCTTTTGATGAGCTTGAAAAAACTATAAACGGAAGTGCTCAAGAAAAGAATACAGTGGATGATAGTAATAAACAAATGGCCAATTACAATCCTCAATCAACTAAAAAGGAGGCCTTAGATAATCAAAGTATTGGTCTAAATTTAGGATATACTATAAATTTAAATTTACCAGAAACTACCGACATTGAAGTCTTTAATGCTATTTTTAAAAGTTTATCAGAGCACTTTTTACAAAAGTGA
- a CDS encoding NTP transferase domain-containing protein, producing MTSPQHQHPEHPLAAIILAAGKGTRMDSNIAKVLHKIAGKPMLHYVIRTAQQLQASKTAVVIGHQADQVQNYFKAEKNIDWVMQDNPKGTGDAVARAKDSFADFSGPIVVLYGDIPGIRVETLRRLWMMHESAKHALTILTAEMDDPDGYGRVIVNADGSVSKIVEHRDATAYEREICEINTGIGIYDSKFLWENITQLKPANKQNELYLTDLVEMARSQNLRVGRMVLKESLEIMGVNDRSALADVTRFFLDEKASYFLDNGVHLEDPASITLESEVKIGQDSALQGEVIVRGQSELGKNNHIASGTCIINSQLGDHVKVANNCSVYHANLGEGVKLGANTVLGEE from the coding sequence ATGACATCACCACAGCACCAACATCCTGAGCACCCATTGGCTGCCATTATCCTTGCCGCCGGCAAGGGAACTCGCATGGACTCCAATATTGCAAAAGTATTGCACAAAATAGCAGGAAAACCCATGCTTCACTATGTTATTCGCACTGCGCAACAATTGCAAGCATCAAAAACAGCCGTTGTTATTGGCCATCAGGCCGATCAAGTGCAAAATTATTTCAAGGCTGAAAAAAACATTGATTGGGTGATGCAAGATAATCCCAAAGGCACAGGCGATGCTGTGGCCAGAGCCAAAGACAGCTTTGCTGATTTTTCTGGGCCCATTGTGGTTTTGTATGGGGATATCCCTGGGATTAGAGTGGAAACTTTGCGCCGTTTGTGGATGATGCATGAATCTGCCAAGCATGCCTTAACCATTCTTACCGCTGAAATGGACGATCCTGATGGCTATGGTCGGGTGATTGTCAATGCCGATGGCAGCGTATCCAAAATAGTAGAACACCGTGATGCCACAGCCTATGAACGTGAAATTTGTGAAATCAATACCGGCATAGGTATCTATGATTCCAAATTTTTATGGGAGAATATCACGCAGCTTAAGCCAGCCAACAAACAAAATGAGCTGTATTTGACCGATTTGGTAGAAATGGCCCGCAGCCAAAATTTACGCGTGGGACGCATGGTTTTAAAAGAGTCTTTAGAAATCATGGGCGTCAATGACAGAAGCGCCTTGGCTGATGTCACTCGTTTCTTTTTGGATGAAAAAGCCTCTTATTTTCTGGATAACGGCGTTCATTTAGAAGATCCAGCCAGCATCACGCTTGAATCAGAAGTTAAAATTGGCCAAGATTCTGCTTTGCAGGGCGAGGTTATTGTGAGAGGGCAAAGCGAGCTGGGTAAAAACAACCACATTGCTTCAGGCACTTGCATCATTAACAGCCAATTGGGTGATCATGTCAAGGTTGCCAACAATTGCAGTGTGTATCATGCAAATCTGGGTGAGGGTGTAAAGCTAGGGGCCAACACAGTTTTAGGAGAAGAATAG
- the glmS gene encoding glutamine--fructose-6-phosphate transaminase (isomerizing), whose amino-acid sequence MCGIAGYIGEQNAKDIVINNLKKLEYRGYDSTGIAVLDQDISVIRAKGKLVELEKKLEHESAPGHVGIGHTRWATHGKPSDENAHPHRAEHVVVVHNGIIENHLEIKQNLINKGAQFSSETDTEIIPLLIECNMKHNGLDFEQAVLTSIAQLRGSFAFAAMSTTEPEKILVAKNASPLIVGVGNNEMFLASDIPALLEYTQDVVILEDHQMAIIEKDQLTLKDFNNNELDYQVKKITWSRIAAEKDGHKHFMYKEILEQPRAIADSMRSRISEQEAKVSLSELDGLDTEEFNKIVFCACGTSYHSGLLAKQWFERYLRIPCDVELASEFRYNDPILDDKTLWVGISQSGETADTLAALHEAKDKNATCLAICNNMDSSIARAADYVLYTQAGPEIGVASTKAFSTQLSVLAMLCVHMLQAKSKDKVSELVHAILHLPEAVQQCIDLNLNLASMAQQYMQYSSFLFLGRGDAYAIALEGALKLKEISYIHAEAYAAGEMKHGPIALIDQNMPVMAILGEGIHQEKTLSNIEEVKSRDAKVLIVCTEKQVQDLKLDQNYDCLRIPECHTLIRPILENIPLQLFAYHVADQKGLDVDQPRNLAKAVTVE is encoded by the coding sequence ATGTGTGGAATTGCCGGTTACATTGGTGAGCAAAACGCCAAAGATATTGTCATCAACAATTTAAAAAAACTAGAATACCGGGGCTATGACTCAACGGGAATTGCGGTTTTAGATCAAGATATCTCGGTGATTCGGGCCAAGGGTAAGTTGGTAGAGCTAGAAAAAAAACTGGAACATGAATCTGCCCCCGGTCATGTGGGCATAGGCCATACCCGCTGGGCCACGCATGGCAAGCCCAGTGATGAAAACGCCCATCCACACCGGGCAGAGCATGTGGTGGTGGTGCATAACGGCATCATAGAAAACCATTTAGAGATCAAACAAAACTTAATCAACAAGGGCGCACAGTTTAGCTCAGAGACAGACACAGAAATCATTCCACTGTTGATAGAGTGCAACATGAAACACAATGGCCTGGATTTTGAGCAGGCAGTATTAACTAGTATTGCGCAACTCAGAGGTTCATTTGCTTTTGCCGCCATGTCTACCACTGAGCCAGAAAAAATTTTGGTGGCTAAAAATGCCAGTCCTTTAATAGTGGGAGTGGGCAACAATGAAATGTTTTTGGCCTCAGATATCCCCGCTTTATTAGAATACACGCAAGATGTGGTGATTTTAGAAGATCATCAAATGGCCATCATAGAAAAAGACCAGCTGACGCTTAAAGACTTTAATAATAATGAATTAGACTACCAAGTAAAAAAAATCACCTGGTCACGCATAGCCGCAGAAAAAGATGGCCACAAGCACTTCATGTACAAAGAAATTTTAGAGCAACCCAGAGCCATTGCTGACAGCATGCGCTCACGCATCAGTGAGCAAGAAGCCAAAGTCAGCTTGTCTGAGTTGGATGGCTTAGATACAGAAGAATTCAACAAAATAGTTTTTTGTGCTTGCGGAACATCCTACCACTCTGGCCTATTGGCCAAACAATGGTTTGAGCGGTACTTAAGAATTCCTTGTGATGTGGAGTTGGCTTCTGAGTTTAGATACAATGACCCCATCTTAGATGATAAAACCTTATGGGTGGGCATATCCCAGTCTGGAGAAACCGCAGACACCTTGGCCGCATTGCATGAAGCCAAAGATAAAAATGCAACTTGCTTGGCCATTTGCAATAACATGGACAGCTCCATTGCCAGAGCCGCTGATTATGTCTTGTACACGCAAGCCGGTCCAGAAATTGGTGTGGCGTCTACCAAAGCTTTTTCAACGCAACTGTCGGTTCTGGCCATGCTGTGTGTGCATATGTTACAGGCTAAGAGTAAAGACAAGGTCAGTGAGCTGGTGCATGCTATTTTGCATCTGCCAGAAGCCGTACAGCAGTGCATAGATTTAAACCTTAATTTGGCTTCCATGGCGCAGCAGTACATGCAGTATTCTAGTTTTTTATTTTTAGGCCGTGGAGATGCTTATGCCATAGCCCTTGAAGGTGCTTTAAAGCTTAAAGAAATTTCTTACATTCACGCAGAAGCCTATGCCGCCGGAGAAATGAAGCACGGTCCCATTGCACTGATAGATCAAAACATGCCAGTCATGGCCATTTTGGGTGAGGGTATTCATCAAGAAAAAACTTTATCCAACATAGAAGAGGTTAAATCCAGGGATGCCAAAGTCTTGATTGTATGTACTGAAAAACAGGTACAAGATTTAAAGCTGGATCAAAACTATGATTGTTTACGCATCCCAGAATGCCACACCTTAATCAGGCCCATTCTAGAAAACATTCCGCTGCAGCTCTTTGCGTATCATGTAGCGGATCAAAAGGGCTTGGATGTGGATCAGCCCAGAAATTTGGCTAAGGCTGTTACGGTGGAGTAG
- a CDS encoding Swt1 family HEPN domain-containing protein, whose protein sequence is MKSIKDQVRLFGMTTLQIESSKKKVEKNYNLSLSPKKNLRKDNTYYPQFDEVIRNKAKIMSEHYEVFYCLENSIRQIIREVMTKNFGNAWWENAVDQNIKQEVQKRIQKDQDSGFTLRSEDNLDFSNFGELSSIIEKQWQLFDDIFTTKNAMKKVMASLNTLRGPIAHCCDLAEDEILRLQLTIKDWFRLMS, encoded by the coding sequence ATGAAAAGTATTAAAGATCAAGTGAGACTTTTTGGTATGACTACCTTACAGATAGAATCTTCCAAAAAAAAAGTTGAAAAAAACTATAATTTAAGCCTAAGTCCCAAAAAAAATCTTCGTAAAGATAATACTTATTATCCACAATTTGACGAAGTAATTCGAAATAAGGCTAAAATAATGTCTGAGCATTATGAAGTGTTTTATTGTTTAGAAAATTCAATTAGGCAAATTATTAGAGAAGTTATGACTAAAAATTTCGGAAATGCATGGTGGGAAAATGCTGTTGATCAAAATATAAAACAGGAAGTTCAGAAGAGAATCCAAAAAGACCAAGATTCTGGTTTTACTTTGAGATCTGAAGATAATTTAGATTTTTCTAACTTTGGAGAACTTTCTTCAATTATTGAAAAGCAGTGGCAATTATTTGATGATATATTTACAACAAAAAATGCGATGAAAAAGGTAATGGCATCACTCAATACTCTTAGAGGACCAATTGCTCACTGTTGTGACCTTGCAGAAGATGAAATATTGAGGCTTCAATTAACTATAAAAGATTGGTTTCGATTAATGAGCTAA
- a CDS encoding HEPN domain-containing protein, whose protein sequence is MEKLEKIKKKFSDLIITGNKFLDNCGLERDNGIPIRRPSNVDYLQFRTEATNLVKRVCGEESVHYYELKKISDDKTKAHNSYYFKECLGIVKAALSDYEDGFLFDLKSLVQAELLGDFIDQCEELFESNYISAAASLCGAVLEDSLRKLSLKNNIKIDDKTKISVLNANLAKKNIYSKLVSKQIIALADIRNNADHGHHKEFTDDDVKNMIKYTKRFLVDFLG, encoded by the coding sequence ATGGAAAAATTAGAAAAAATTAAAAAGAAGTTTAGTGACTTAATTATTACAGGCAATAAATTCTTAGATAACTGTGGACTGGAAAGGGATAATGGTATCCCAATAAGAAGACCTAGCAATGTTGATTATCTTCAATTTAGAACTGAGGCAACAAATTTAGTCAAAAGAGTTTGTGGAGAAGAATCTGTACACTATTATGAATTAAAAAAAATATCAGACGATAAGACAAAAGCCCATAACAGCTATTACTTTAAGGAATGTCTCGGCATTGTCAAAGCTGCTCTATCTGATTACGAAGATGGATTTTTATTTGACCTTAAATCTTTAGTTCAAGCAGAGCTACTTGGTGACTTTATAGATCAGTGTGAAGAACTTTTTGAAAGTAATTATATAAGTGCTGCAGCATCATTATGTGGAGCAGTTTTAGAGGATTCGTTACGTAAATTAAGTTTAAAAAATAATATTAAGATTGATGATAAAACTAAAATAAGTGTATTAAACGCTAACTTAGCAAAAAAAAATATTTATAGTAAACTTGTAAGTAAGCAAATTATTGCTCTAGCTGACATAAGAAATAACGCTGATCACGGACATCACAAGGAGTTTACAGATGATGATGTCAAAAACATGATCAAATATACAAAGCGATTTCTCGTAGACTTTTTAGGTTAA